TTGTTTAAGGAATTGATTTGCGGCGAGAGTTTTGGCTGCTGCCAATCGTGACCAGTACTGACAAAATTGTCAGTACTGTCAGAAGGGGACTGGCCGATTGCGCCGTTATATGATGCGGTGGTTATGCGAAAGCCTTTTTAAAAAACTCAGGCATCGCCAAACTGGCTTTATGGATATCGCTATTGTAATAAACCGTATCGAACCCTTTATTTAATGCGTCCTGCTCGCGGAACGAGGATAGCGCCTTTTTGCTGGCCATCGTAGCGCTCCACCAGCCCGAAGGGTAGATACATTGCGGGAAAAACACGGTTTGCAAATGCGTAAAACCGCCGGCCTGCATTTCAGCGCGCATTTCTTTGAGGATTTTCATGTGCAGCAGCGCCGATTCGCTTTGTTGCACCACGATGCCGTTTTCGGTCAGGCAGTTAAAACAGTCTTTATAAAAATCCGCGCTGAATAAGCCTTCCGCCGGGCCGACCGGGTCGGTGCTGTCGACGATGATAATGTCGACGCTGTTGGGCGCGGCGTCTTTCACCCATTTGATGCCGTCGATAAATTTCAATTCGGCGCGCGGATCGTTATTGGATTCGCATAACTCCGGAAAATAAATCTCGGCTAAGCGGGTTACCCGTTCGTCGATATCGATTTGCACCGCTTGTTCGATACCCGGGTGTTTCAAAACTTCCCGTAGAGTGCCGCAATCGCCGCCGCCGATAATCCAGACTTTTTTCGGGTTAGGATGGGTATACAGCACCGGATGACTCATCATCTCGTGGTAGAAGAAGTTATCGCGGGTAGACACCATGGTACAGCCATCGATCACCATCAGATTGCCAAACTGTTCGGTCTCGTAAATTTCCAGAAACTGAAACTCGGATTGCTCCTCGTGCAGCTTGCGGGTGATTTTTAAAGAAAAGGCGGTACCGGAGGCAGTTTGCGCTTCGCTGAACCATTGATCGTCGAGCATGATGAAAGTCCTGTAAAAAGTCATATAAGCTTCATCATTATACTTTAGAATTTCCGCACCATTATGACAGTCCTTTAGGAGCGTGCGTGCATACCCAACCATGGTCGATTGAACAATCCAAACAGCTTTATGCAATCCGGCAATGGGGAAATGGCTATTTTTCCATTAACGAACAGGGCCATGTTTGTGTAAAACCGCAAACCGATAGTGCAACCGAAATCGATTTGCACGATATTGCCAAAGCGTTGCAAAGCAAAGGTTGGAATTTTCCGGTTCTGGTCAGGTTTACCGACATTTTGCCCGACCGCATTCGCCGGCTGCAACAGGCTTTCGATCAGGCCCGAAGCGCCCACGATTACGCCGGACGTTACACGCCGGTGTACCCAATTAAAGTCAATCAACAGGGCAATGTGGTCGAGAGCATCGTCTCCGCCGAACACATAGGCCTGGAAGCCGGCAGTAAGCCGGAGCTGTTGGCGATATTGGGTTTGGCCAAACCCGGCGGCACCATCGTCTGTAACGGTTACAAGGATAGACTGTATATCCGTATGGCCTTGATGGGGCAACTGATGGGTTTGTCGGTGTTCATCGTCATCGAAAAGCCCTCGGAGCTGGAACTGATCATTGAGGAAGCGGCCAAGCTAAACGTGCGGCCCCTGATCGGTTTGCGGGTACGCTTATCTACCATCAGCGCCGGAAAATGGCAGAACAGCGGTGGGGAAAAATCTAAATTCGGTCTGCATGCCAGCGAAGTACTGCAACTGGTAGCGCGGTTGCGGGAAAAATCCCTGCTGGATTGCCTGCAATTGATGCATTTTCACATGGGCTCGCAGATCGCCAATATCCACGACATCAAATTGGCGCTTAAAGAAGCGGGGCAGTTTTACCTGCAACTGCATAAACTCGGCGCCAATATCGCCACGGTCGATGCCGGCGGCGGCCTGGGCGTGGATTACGACGGCAGCGGTTCGAGAAGGGAATGCTCGATTAATTACAGCATGAGCGAATACGCCGAAAACATCGTGCGCGGTTTCGCCGAAGTCTGCCGCGACCACAATTTGCCGCAGCCGAATATCATTACCGAGTCCGGTCGGGCTATCACCGCGCATCACGCGGTGCTGATCACTAATGTCACCGAGGTGGAAAGCCTGCAGGGTGCCGATAATTTACCGGCAGCCGTTTTCAACAATGTCAGCGAGGCCTACCACAACGCCCAATTCGAGATGGCGGAAGCGCGAGCACGTTTTGTACAGGGCGATTTGTCGTTACCGGAACTGGCGGAAACCGAAAAAAACTATGTCGGCTTGTGCCAGCAAATACGCAACAACCTGAATCCTCATAATCATCAACACCGTGAAATTTTGCGGGAACTGGACGAAAAACTGGCAGATAAAGTCTTCTGCAATTTTTCCCTGTTTCAATCCATGCCGGATATTTGGGGCATAGATCAGATTTTCCCTATCATGCCGATTCATCGCCTGGAACAACAGCCCATTCGCCGCGCAGTATTGCAGGATCTGACTTGCGATTCCGACGGACGCATCGACCACTATGTGGATCACCAAAACATCAGTAATACTCTGCCGCTGCATGCCATTGCAGAAAACGAAGAGTACTTGATCGGTTTTTTCATGGTCGGCGCCTACCAGGAAATTTTGGGCGACATGCACAACTTGTTCGGCGATACTCATTCCGTTAATATCGAACTGGACGGCGACGGTTACCGTTTCGGCGAATGCATGGAAGGCGAGGACGTCAGCGAATTATTGGATTATGTGCACATCAATACTGCCGAACTAAAGGCCGCCTATCGGCAAAAGCTCGATAACACCCGACTCAGTTCCTCGCAAAAACAAGCCTTCGAGCAAGAGTTACTGGCCGGATTAAACGCCTATACTTATTTGGAAAAATAGTAATTCCCAAACTTAGAGCATGATTCGCTACCAAGGAGCTGAGGATGAAGAAATGGATTATCGGTTTCTCATTACTAAGTTTATTTGCATGTGGCAAGGAAGCGCCAAAGCTGGGTAAATTGCCGGAAGAAGCGGTTATTTTGGCGTTTGGCGATAGCTTGACCTATGGTACGGGGGCTTCGGCCGAGCACGCTTATCCCAGTATACTGACGGCATTGACCGGCCGCGAAGTGATTAATGAAGGGGTTCCGGGTGAAATCAGTCGCGAAGGCCGACAACGCTTACCGCGGTTACTGGATGAATATCACCCGAATTTATTGATTTTGATTCACGGTGGGAACGATATTTTGCAACAAATCAATGTCGCGGAAACCCGTGAAAATCTTAAGGCCATGATCGCGGAAGCCAAACAGCGCGATATACCGGTCGTGATGCTGGGTGTACCCAAATTTGGCCTGATTTCATTGCATAGCGCGGAAATCTACGCCGAACTGGCCCAATCCGAGCAAGTGCCCATCGACCTTGAAACCTTGCCGAACATTCTGTCCACAAATTCCCTGAAGTCCGATACCGTGCATCCAAACGAGCAAGGCTATCAAAAATTAGCCGAAAATATTGCGACCTTGCTGCGCGAGCAAGGTGCTTTGTAAGGCGAATAAACAGTGAAGATAAGAACCACACTCAAACCGGAGATCAACCCATGCAAACAGGCTTGATCGGCTTAGGCGCCATGGGCCAAGGCATGGCCCGCAACTTGGCAAAAGCCGGGTGCTTGCAAGCCGTGTATAACCGCACCTCCGGCAAAGCCGATGCATTAGCTGCCGAATTAGGTACTCAAGCCTATGTCAGCCCGCAAGCCTTGGCGGAACGAGTCGATGTAATATTGCTTTGCGTTTCGGCGGATCGGGATGTGCTGGAAATGGTTTCCGCGCTTTGCGAAACGATCAACCCCGGCACTGTTGTGATAGACATGTCGACGGTGAGTAGCGATACCGCTAAACAAGCTGCGGTTTTATTGGCGGATAAACAAGCCGATTTTCTGGATGCGCCGGTATCCGGCGGCGTGGAAGGCGCCAACAAGGGTACTTTGGCCATGATGGTGGGCGGCGATAGCGCCGTGCTCGAGCGGGTAAGGCCGATATTGCAAGCCATGACGGCCCGCATCGAACACATGGGGCCGACCGGTTCCGGGCAAGCTTGTAAAGCGGTGAATCAAATTATGTGCGCCGGCATCAATCAGGCGGTTACCGAAGCATTGGCATTCGCGCAAGCCCAAGGCCTGGATATGGAAAAAGTCATTGAGGTGGTTTCCGGCGGCGCGGCCGGTAATTGGTTTTTACAACATCGGGGCAAAACCATGACAAAAGGCATATTTCAGCCCGGTTTTAAGTTAGCATTGCACCACAAGGATTTACTGATTTGCCAACAAATGGCCGAGCAAAAGCATCTGGATTGCCCGTTAACCGATGCAACGCTGAATGATTATCGAGTACTGATGCAGCAGGGCTTTGGCGACGAAGATATTTCCGCGCTTTATCGGCTAAAACGGCCAAACTAAATTATTTTTTGAGGAGTGAAGATGAAAATTACGGTATTTGGTAGCGGCTATGTCGGCTTGGTAACGGGTGCATGCTTGGCCGATGTCGGCAATCACGTCATGTGCATGGACGTGGACCAAGGCAAAATCGACAAATTGCAACAGGGTGTCATACCGATATACGAACCGGGCCTGGAAGATATGGTCAAAGACAACATGCTGGCCGGTCGTCTGCAATTTACCTCCGACGTTAAGGAAGCCGTGGATTTCGGATTATTCCAATTTGTTGCGGTAGGCACTCCGCCGGACGAAGACGGTTCGGCCGATTTGAAATACGTGCTGGCGGTCGCCAAAAGCATTGCCGAACATATGTCGGATTATAAAATCATTATCGACAAATCCACGGTACCGGTGGGCACAGCGGACAAAGTAAAACAGGCTGTACTGGATGTGCTGGCGCAACGCGGGGAAAATCAGGAATTCGATGTGGTATCCAACCCGGAGTTTTTGAAAGAAGGCTCGGCGCTGGACGATTTCATGAAACCGGATCGTATTATCATCGGTACCGATAATCCACGCACCGCGGAATTATTAAAAGCGTTGTACGCCCCGTTCAACCGCAGCCGCGAGCGGGTTATCACCATGGACATTCGTTCTGCCGAGCTGACCAAATACGCCGCCAACGCCATGTTGGCCACCAAAATCAGCTTTATGAACGAGCTGGCCAATCTGGCGGAAAGACTGGGAGCGGACATTGAACACGTCCGCCACGGTATCGGCTCCGACAGCCGTATCGGCTACAGTTTCATTTATCCCGGCTGCGGATACGGCGGCTCCTGCTTTCCAAAAGACGTGAAAGCGTTGGAACGCACTGCCAAGGAAATGGGCTACCACGCCGAATTATTGAGCGCGGTGGAAAACGTCAACGACAGGCAGAAACACCGCCTGTTCGAAAAAATCTCCGCGCATTATCCAAACGGGGTTAAGGGCAAAACCTTTGCTTTATGGGGTTTGGCGTTCAAACCCAATACAGACGATATGCGGGAAGCGCCCAGCCGGGTGTTAATCGAGGCCCTGATAGATGCCGGCGCTACGGTACAGGTTTACGATCCGGAAGCCATGCACGAGGCCCGGCGTATATACGGCGACAAAGCCGGTTTGGTTTACTGCGAGATGCAACCGGATACCTTGCAGAACGCCGATGCCTTAGTTATCGTTACTGAGTGGAAACAGTTCCGCAGCCCGGATTTCGAGCAATTAAACCGCCAGTTAAAAGATAAAGTGATATTCGACGGCCGTAATATGTATGAACCCAAATTCGTCAAACAAGCCGGCTTGCAATATTACGCCATTGGTCGGTGACAAGAGCTTCACAGTCGCGATAACCCGGATTTGAAAATTTTTCAACCGGGTTTAACGCGGTAAAATTCCCCCACTGTTCCGAATATCCCTCAGGAGAATTCATGCAAATCTTGTTAATTGGTGCCGTGGCCTGTATGGCGGCGTTGATCTTATCGGCATGGCTGATGACGTTTGCCCGCTGGTTTCCCATCGAAGGTATCGATGAAAAATTCCTGGTCGATTACAAAACCATGATCAGAGCGCATATCGATTATGCGCTAATGGCTTTGTTTAATTTGGGATTTTACGGTGTCGGCATAGACTTGCCGGTATTTGCCTGCTGGTGCGTGGCAATCGGCGGCTTTACCAATCCCACGGTTTTCGTCGTGGCGGCCTTCGACCCGGATTTTTGGCAGAAAACCAAATGGAAAGTGTATTCGGCGATCAGTTTTGCCATTACCACGATCGGATTTGTCGGAGTGGGCTTCACCTTGCTGCAACACGCTCTGTGAGCAGTAGCCTCTGCTCAGTTGCAGAAGATTTGTTCAGCGGAGTACTCACGGTGCGTACTCCGCTGAATCGAGATTAAGCCGATATATTCCGCCGGCGAGACATCTTCAGCAAACAGAGTAAAGCCGATCCGAATAACCAGACCGCGCCCGGCACCGGTACCGGCGTCACGCTGACCTGCCAACCGATATCGCGGAGAGCCGCCAGATCGAGATCGGTGACCCGCTTGCGTACGCCGTTACTTATAGTCGGGTCGAAGTTGGTCTCCTGTCCGCCGCTGGAAGTGCCGTCGGCCCAATGATCCAAGCCGCCGTTTAATGCTACCGGCCCGCCAAATGAGGCCTCCGATTCGCTGCCTGTAAACGTACCTGCAATGATTTGATTGTTCCACGAATCCGCAATACCAAAACCGAGCAAGTGACCGATTTCGTGCAAGGCGACCGAAAAAAAGTCGAAGCCGGAAAAATTTTCGTCCGTATTGACGTTGTCGTCAAAATACCAGTTGCTTTGGGTGTCGAAGCTAATGGCGCCGCCCCAGGTTGCGAAGTCGAACGCACCAGGGCCTTCTACGGACGCTTGGGTACCGTCGCCCTGACCTCTGGATACGGCATTATCCGCAAAGGCTGTCGAACTGGCGCTCAAACCGTAACCGCCGGAACCGCCCACTCCCAATGTGGAACCGCCCAAACTCCTACCGCCAACAAATACGGTCAGTGTGTCGGCCGCCACGTCGAAACCATTGAGGGTTTCCGATACGCCGGTATCGGGTCGAAAAAACTTCGCGTTGAATTGATTTGAGCCCGACGAATTGATTGCCAACAGATTGTCGCTGATTCGGGATTCGTAAAAGCCCGCCGCCGCTTCAAAAACATCCCGCCGCACTTGGTCGGAAAAGAAATTATTGCTATCCAAGCTGTAATCGATATTAAAGATGATAGCGTTAGCGTTTGAGCTACCCACGATCAATCCCGCCGCCACCCATATTTTAATTTTTTCCATAAGTCGTTCTCCCAAAGTAAGTATATCCATGGGTTGCATTTGCTATTTAGCGACCGCAGACCCAGCCGACCCGCTAATTATAGACCGGATTGGCGGTCTATCAATTTTCTAACGGCCAAGCTTCGGTAGCCATGCATGGAAAAAGGTATTGCGGAAGCTCCAACCGCCAAACAACGATCTATCGATACCGCTTAGCTAAGCAATTTTTTGTAATTTGTAAATTGCAGACATCCCGGCCCAACCGGCCAAGGCATAGTTTTTTTCCGCCAGATAACGGTTAATCTCGCTAGCCAGCAAGCCTTCCAATCCCTTTGAAGCTTCCCAAATCTCAATACAAATAAACTCTGCTTGATACCGATCGAAATCCAGTCCTTTCAATACCGCTAAATCGACGCCTTCGGCATCAATACACAATAGTTCAAATTTGTGCGGTGCCATGATTTGATCCAGTATTTGCGTAAGCGTTTGACTGGTAACGGTCCTCAATGCTTTAAAATTGTCCTGCTTGGATCCCGCGTCTATGGTTGCCAATACCGAAAAATGGTCTGGCGCATACACGGTAACCGGTTCGTTTTTATCGCTCACCGCCGCAACGATGGCTTGATCGTGCCAGCGCACCATCCGGCAGGCAATTATTTTCTCCGGATCCAAATCGACCAATAAGCCCCGCCAACCTTTCTTATAAAAATGGTAGGTATTCGATCCCCGGCGAGGATTATGACAACCAATGTCGACATAAAAACCGGACTGCTTTTTATCCAGCAGCAGATAATTCAGCACCATGTCTTCGCCGCATTGCGAATACGATCTTCTAGCTTTTACCGGGCTAATGAATGCCCGGTAAAACGCCACTCCAAATTCTTTTAACGTCATGTATCTATAGGGTTGTAACTATCAAAATCGGATCTATAACGTCCGCACGTTTCTATTTTCTGTCTGTGGCGCGATACCGGATATTCAGCAAGATAGTTCGTTGGTGGCCTGGGTTAAATAAAGCAGTACTCTAGATCGTTAAGGCATAGCGTCCGCGCTCATTTGGGGCCGAATCCCGCCGGTTTGTGTTTCGCGCCATCGAAGCGGGTACCGGCAGTTTTGGCATTCTTGTAAATTACGTCGTGTAGTTTGGTTTCGGACAGATTCGCGCCGCTTAAATCTGCGCCGGTCATATCGGCACCGTCCATATCCGCCGAATACAAATCCGCATTCCGCAAATTGGCGTTGATCAGTTTGGCATGCCTCAACATAGCCCGGCCCAGCTTGCTGTTACTAAGATTGGCTCCGCTGAGATTGGCGCCTTTAAGATTGGCGCGCATCAAGCCCATGGATTGATTTTTCATATCGGCTGCCCAGTCTGCATTGCTGATGTTGGCATTGCTGAAGTTGGCGCCTTCCATAACCGCTATGACGCGGCTGCCGCTAAAATCGGCATTGCTTGCATCGGCGCGCATCAAGCTCACGCCGAAAATACTGGTGTTGGACAAATTTGCCCCGACCAGTTTTATACCGGTCATCACTGTCAGATCCAGGTTTAAATCAGCCAGATTGGCGTTACTTAGATTCGAACGCCGTAAATCCGCCCCCCATAAATCGGCGTTGCGAAAATCCAGCCCCGACAAATCCAGATCGGTCAAATCCTTGCGTCGTAGCGGAGCGGGGTGATTTTTATCGGCTTTTGCCAGCAATTGTTCGACCTGTTGCCGGGTCATTTCGCCGGCCTGCGTCGCTGGATTGCCGACCAATAAAGTCAGTAACAACGCCGGAATGTTGATAAACAATTTCATGTAGCCCTCCTGCTGTAATCATTTTTTATAAATACAGCCGCCCGATCTAACGCTGCCGACGGACACCAGCAGCAAACCGATTCGACTGTATGCCATGGGCCATCAGTCTAGCGCAATTGCTGAAACCGCCCCATCAAAAATAAACTCGAGACTTTACTTATAGGGCGTAAGCCGCCAGTAGGCCAAGAAACACCGCCAAGCCGAACCAGTTGTTATTCAAAAAGGCTTTGAAACAATCGGGTTTATGAAAATGAAAAATCAATATTTGCTGGTAAACGCCCAAACCGCTGGCGATTAACAAGCCGGCGTAATAGGGCCAACTCAATTGCTGCATCAGGCCTACGGTTATCAGTAATCCCAAGATAACCAACTGCAGGCCGGCGGTGATTTCCCGCACCCGCTTGCCGAACAAAATCGCTGTGGATTTCACGCCGATTTTCAAATCGTCGTCGATATCCACCATGGCATACATAGTGTCGTACACCAAGGCCCACAGCAGCACGGCCAAATACAAAATCCAGCCCACTAACGGAATGCTATTGGTCTGCGCCGCAAACGCCATCGGCACCGCAAACCCGAACGCCGCCCCCAGATAGGCCTGTGGTAGGTGGGTATAGCGTTTCATAAACGGATAGCTGGCGGCCAAAAAAGCACCGATAAAAGACAGGCCTATGGTGTACCAATTCATTAACGACACCAACCCGAATGAGGTTCCGCACAATACTGCAAATATCGCCAACGCCTCTTTGGGCGAAACCTTGCCGGCGGCAATCGGCCGTTGCTTACAGCGGTCGACATGCGGATCGAAATCCCTGTCGGCGTAATCGTTGATCACGCACCCGGCCGCGCGCATCAACACCACGCCTGAGACAAAAACGAACAACACCAGCCCGTCGGGCCGTCCGTTCCCGGCAATCCACAAGGCCCACAAAGTCGGCCACAGTAGAATGAAAATGCCGATGGGTTTATCGAAGCGGGCCAGGAGCCAGTATTGGTGGAGGCGGTCGGTGAGTTTGTTGAAAAACATATTGGAATCGATAATAGTAAGCTGATAAAAAGCTTTTAAGCTAAAGAGCTGGAGCTGATTTCCTCTATTAATTTTACTAGCTCTTTATCTATTTGCCCTTTCGAAGCGATGATGTTGGCAAGACAGCCGCGCATTTCTTCCCAATGATCGATGCTGTTAAGATTTAGGCTAGTCGAAATATACCGGCATAATCGCATCAGACTTTTTTTACCGTCCAAAATACGCGTGAGCCTTTCCCAACGAGCCGCTGGATTGGCAGTGCTCTGATCGAATGACCTAATTTTTTCGGCATCTTTACTAATATCGGGACAAGCAGGAGCAGGGAATTGCTTTTTTAGGAATTTATCAATTTCCTGAGATAAATCCGAACCGGGAGGAATATTCGTTCCAAAAGCCGGGTTAGGCGATTTTTGGCCATTTG
This sequence is a window from Methylomonas methanica MC09. Protein-coding genes within it:
- the speE gene encoding polyamine aminopropyltransferase, translated to MLDDQWFSEAQTASGTAFSLKITRKLHEEQSEFQFLEIYETEQFGNLMVIDGCTMVSTRDNFFYHEMMSHPVLYTHPNPKKVWIIGGGDCGTLREVLKHPGIEQAVQIDIDERVTRLAEIYFPELCESNNDPRAELKFIDGIKWVKDAAPNSVDIIIVDSTDPVGPAEGLFSADFYKDCFNCLTENGIVVQQSESALLHMKILKEMRAEMQAGGFTHLQTVFFPQCIYPSGWWSATMASKKALSSFREQDALNKGFDTVYYNSDIHKASLAMPEFFKKAFA
- the speA gene encoding biosynthetic arginine decarboxylase translates to MHTQPWSIEQSKQLYAIRQWGNGYFSINEQGHVCVKPQTDSATEIDLHDIAKALQSKGWNFPVLVRFTDILPDRIRRLQQAFDQARSAHDYAGRYTPVYPIKVNQQGNVVESIVSAEHIGLEAGSKPELLAILGLAKPGGTIVCNGYKDRLYIRMALMGQLMGLSVFIVIEKPSELELIIEEAAKLNVRPLIGLRVRLSTISAGKWQNSGGEKSKFGLHASEVLQLVARLREKSLLDCLQLMHFHMGSQIANIHDIKLALKEAGQFYLQLHKLGANIATVDAGGGLGVDYDGSGSRRECSINYSMSEYAENIVRGFAEVCRDHNLPQPNIITESGRAITAHHAVLITNVTEVESLQGADNLPAAVFNNVSEAYHNAQFEMAEARARFVQGDLSLPELAETEKNYVGLCQQIRNNLNPHNHQHREILRELDEKLADKVFCNFSLFQSMPDIWGIDQIFPIMPIHRLEQQPIRRAVLQDLTCDSDGRIDHYVDHQNISNTLPLHAIAENEEYLIGFFMVGAYQEILGDMHNLFGDTHSVNIELDGDGYRFGECMEGEDVSELLDYVHINTAELKAAYRQKLDNTRLSSSQKQAFEQELLAGLNAYTYLEK
- a CDS encoding GDSL-type esterase/lipase family protein, yielding MKKWIIGFSLLSLFACGKEAPKLGKLPEEAVILAFGDSLTYGTGASAEHAYPSILTALTGREVINEGVPGEISREGRQRLPRLLDEYHPNLLILIHGGNDILQQINVAETRENLKAMIAEAKQRDIPVVMLGVPKFGLISLHSAEIYAELAQSEQVPIDLETLPNILSTNSLKSDTVHPNEQGYQKLAENIATLLREQGAL
- a CDS encoding NAD(P)-dependent oxidoreductase, whose protein sequence is MNSEDKNHTQTGDQPMQTGLIGLGAMGQGMARNLAKAGCLQAVYNRTSGKADALAAELGTQAYVSPQALAERVDVILLCVSADRDVLEMVSALCETINPGTVVIDMSTVSSDTAKQAAVLLADKQADFLDAPVSGGVEGANKGTLAMMVGGDSAVLERVRPILQAMTARIEHMGPTGSGQACKAVNQIMCAGINQAVTEALAFAQAQGLDMEKVIEVVSGGAAGNWFLQHRGKTMTKGIFQPGFKLALHHKDLLICQQMAEQKHLDCPLTDATLNDYRVLMQQGFGDEDISALYRLKRPN
- a CDS encoding UDP-glucose dehydrogenase family protein — translated: MKITVFGSGYVGLVTGACLADVGNHVMCMDVDQGKIDKLQQGVIPIYEPGLEDMVKDNMLAGRLQFTSDVKEAVDFGLFQFVAVGTPPDEDGSADLKYVLAVAKSIAEHMSDYKIIIDKSTVPVGTADKVKQAVLDVLAQRGENQEFDVVSNPEFLKEGSALDDFMKPDRIIIGTDNPRTAELLKALYAPFNRSRERVITMDIRSAELTKYAANAMLATKISFMNELANLAERLGADIEHVRHGIGSDSRIGYSFIYPGCGYGGSCFPKDVKALERTAKEMGYHAELLSAVENVNDRQKHRLFEKISAHYPNGVKGKTFALWGLAFKPNTDDMREAPSRVLIEALIDAGATVQVYDPEAMHEARRIYGDKAGLVYCEMQPDTLQNADALVIVTEWKQFRSPDFEQLNRQLKDKVIFDGRNMYEPKFVKQAGLQYYAIGR
- a CDS encoding matrixin family metalloprotease; translation: MEKIKIWVAAGLIVGSSNANAIIFNIDYSLDSNNFFSDQVRRDVFEAAAGFYESRISDNLLAINSSGSNQFNAKFFRPDTGVSETLNGFDVAADTLTVFVGGRSLGGSTLGVGGSGGYGLSASSTAFADNAVSRGQGDGTQASVEGPGAFDFATWGGAISFDTQSNWYFDDNVNTDENFSGFDFFSVALHEIGHLLGFGIADSWNNQIIAGTFTGSESEASFGGPVALNGGLDHWADGTSSGGQETNFDPTISNGVRKRVTDLDLAALRDIGWQVSVTPVPVPGAVWLFGSALLCLLKMSRRRNISA
- a CDS encoding FkbM family methyltransferase, with the protein product MTLKEFGVAFYRAFISPVKARRSYSQCGEDMVLNYLLLDKKQSGFYVDIGCHNPRRGSNTYHFYKKGWRGLLVDLDPEKIIACRMVRWHDQAIVAAVSDKNEPVTVYAPDHFSVLATIDAGSKQDNFKALRTVTSQTLTQILDQIMAPHKFELLCIDAEGVDLAVLKGLDFDRYQAEFICIEIWEASKGLEGLLASEINRYLAEKNYALAGWAGMSAIYKLQKIA
- a CDS encoding pentapeptide repeat-containing protein; this translates as MKLFINIPALLLTLLVGNPATQAGEMTRQQVEQLLAKADKNHPAPLRRKDLTDLDLSGLDFRNADLWGADLRRSNLSNANLADLNLDLTVMTGIKLVGANLSNTSIFGVSLMRADASNADFSGSRVIAVMEGANFSNANISNADWAADMKNQSMGLMRANLKGANLSGANLSNSKLGRAMLRHAKLINANLRNADLYSADMDGADMTGADLSGANLSETKLHDVIYKNAKTAGTRFDGAKHKPAGFGPK
- the ubiA gene encoding 4-hydroxybenzoate octaprenyltransferase, translated to MFFNKLTDRLHQYWLLARFDKPIGIFILLWPTLWALWIAGNGRPDGLVLFVFVSGVVLMRAAGCVINDYADRDFDPHVDRCKQRPIAAGKVSPKEALAIFAVLCGTSFGLVSLMNWYTIGLSFIGAFLAASYPFMKRYTHLPQAYLGAAFGFAVPMAFAAQTNSIPLVGWILYLAVLLWALVYDTMYAMVDIDDDLKIGVKSTAILFGKRVREITAGLQLVILGLLITVGLMQQLSWPYYAGLLIASGLGVYQQILIFHFHKPDCFKAFLNNNWFGLAVFLGLLAAYAL